The following are encoded together in the Bradyrhizobium genosp. L genome:
- the lspA gene encoding signal peptidase II, with protein MNPPLRAGVLAAIATLIADQASKLWLLHVLDIVRLGAVRVTPFFDLVLAWNPGISFGWFQSESPTAQIVLMAVKVAAVIALAVWMARSRTWLATVSLGLIIGGAIGNGIDRFAYGAVVDFALFHIEISGKTYNWYIFNVADVAIVAGVAALLYDSLLGVPAAKAP; from the coding sequence ATGAATCCCCCCCTCCGCGCCGGCGTGCTGGCGGCGATCGCAACCCTGATCGCCGACCAGGCCTCGAAACTCTGGCTGCTCCACGTGCTCGACATCGTCCGCCTCGGAGCGGTGCGGGTGACGCCGTTCTTCGACCTGGTGCTGGCCTGGAATCCGGGCATCAGCTTCGGCTGGTTCCAGAGCGAGAGCCCGACGGCCCAGATCGTCCTGATGGCGGTCAAGGTGGCCGCGGTGATTGCGCTGGCGGTCTGGATGGCGCGGTCGCGGACCTGGCTCGCCACGGTCTCCCTCGGCCTGATCATCGGGGGCGCCATCGGCAACGGCATCGACCGCTTCGCCTATGGCGCGGTGGTCGATTTTGCCCTGTTTCATATCGAAATCAGCGGCAAAACCTATAATTGGTACATCTTCAACGTCGCCGATGTGGCCATCGTTGCTGGCGTGGCAGCACTATTGTATGATTCCCTGCTGGGGGTCCCCGCCGCAAAAGCGCCCTGA
- the ileS gene encoding isoleucine--tRNA ligase — translation MSDKPQKTDAKDYSKTLYLPQTEFPMRAGLPQREPEILNYWNEIGLYDRLRRNAEGRAKFVLHDGPPYANGNIHIGHALNKILKDVVTKSQQMLGFDSNYVPGWDCHGLPIEWKIEEENYRSKGKQKPDFRDSAAMVAFRRECRAYATHWINVQREEFKRLGIIGDWDHPYETMSYPAEAQIARELMKFAANGTLYRGSKPVMWSVVEKTALAEAEVEYEDYTSDMVWVKFPVTSPAHGALANASVVIWTTTPWTLPGNRAISFSPKIGYGLYKVTDAPADNWAKAGDLLILADALAAEVFKQARVTAYEKVRDIPADTLDAVECAHPLKGLAGGYEFTVPLLAGDHVTDDTGTGFVHTAPGHGREDFDVWMANARELESRGINTTIPYTVDENGALTDHAPGFTGKRVINDKGEKGDANEAVIKALIEAGKLLARGRLKHQYPHSWRSKKPVIFRNTPQWFIAMDKPIVDAPGKPGAMPIAENGHAKKGDTLRARALHAISVTQWVPPAGENRINGMIANRPDWVISRQRAWGVPIAVFVREKADGSAEILEDEVVNQRIAEAFMEEGADAWYMAGARERFLGSRASEDWKKVDDICDVWFDSGSTHAFVLEDRQNFPQLGNIVRKIDGGDDTVMYLEGSDQHRGWFHSSLLESAGTRGRAPYDIVLTHGFTLDENGRKMSKSLGNTVEPQKVIKDSGADILRLWVCATDYADDQRIGPEILKNTIETYRKLRNSIRWMLGTLHHYKPTEKVATDEMPELERLMLHELAGHAETIRKAYAAFDYKTVVASLAAFMNSELSAFYFDIRKDTLYCDPPSSVTRKAALTTIDMLCDAILKWLAPIMSFTTEEAWQMYRPNAEPSVHLTLFPEDLAQYRDEALAAKWETIRNVRRVVTGALELERAAKRIGSSLEASPVIFIADRSMLATLFDVDLAEVCITSNYEVREGEAPADAFRLDAVPGVAVVVEKAVGTKCARSWKILPTIGEDPEYPDVSPRDAQALREWKALGITA, via the coding sequence ATGTCCGACAAGCCGCAAAAGACCGACGCCAAAGACTATTCGAAGACCCTCTATTTGCCGCAGACGGAATTCCCGATGCGCGCCGGCCTGCCGCAGCGCGAGCCGGAAATCCTGAATTACTGGAACGAGATCGGCCTCTACGACAGGCTGCGCCGGAACGCCGAGGGCCGCGCTAAATTCGTGCTGCATGACGGGCCGCCCTATGCCAACGGCAACATCCATATCGGGCATGCCCTGAACAAGATCCTCAAGGATGTCGTGACCAAGAGCCAGCAGATGCTCGGCTTCGACTCCAATTACGTGCCGGGTTGGGACTGCCACGGCCTGCCGATCGAATGGAAGATCGAGGAGGAGAACTACCGCTCCAAGGGCAAGCAGAAGCCGGACTTCCGCGACTCCGCCGCGATGGTCGCGTTCCGCAGGGAATGCCGTGCCTATGCGACGCACTGGATCAACGTGCAGCGCGAGGAGTTCAAGCGGCTCGGCATCATCGGCGACTGGGACCATCCCTACGAGACGATGAGCTATCCCGCCGAGGCGCAGATCGCGCGCGAATTGATGAAGTTCGCCGCCAACGGCACGCTCTATCGCGGCTCCAAGCCGGTGATGTGGAGCGTGGTCGAGAAGACCGCGCTGGCCGAGGCCGAGGTCGAGTACGAGGATTACACCTCCGATATGGTATGGGTGAAATTCCCGGTCACTTCGCCGGCGCATGGCGCGCTCGCCAATGCCTCGGTCGTGATCTGGACCACCACGCCGTGGACGCTGCCCGGCAACCGCGCGATCTCGTTCTCGCCGAAGATCGGCTATGGCCTGTACAAGGTCACGGACGCGCCGGCGGACAATTGGGCGAAGGCCGGCGATCTCCTGATCCTCGCGGACGCGCTCGCCGCAGAGGTGTTCAAGCAGGCGCGCGTCACCGCCTATGAGAAGGTGCGCGACATCCCGGCCGACACGCTCGATGCCGTCGAATGCGCGCATCCGTTGAAGGGTCTCGCGGGCGGCTATGAATTCACCGTGCCGCTGCTGGCCGGCGACCACGTCACCGACGACACCGGTACCGGCTTCGTGCACACCGCGCCCGGTCACGGCCGCGAGGACTTCGACGTCTGGATGGCGAATGCGCGCGAGCTCGAGAGCCGCGGCATCAACACCACGATTCCCTACACGGTCGATGAAAACGGCGCCCTCACCGATCACGCGCCCGGTTTCACCGGCAAGCGCGTGATCAACGACAAGGGCGAGAAGGGCGATGCCAACGAAGCCGTCATCAAGGCGCTGATCGAGGCCGGCAAGCTCTTGGCGCGCGGCCGGCTCAAGCACCAGTATCCGCATTCCTGGCGCTCCAAGAAGCCGGTGATCTTCCGCAACACGCCGCAATGGTTCATCGCGATGGACAAACCCATCGTAGACGCCCCGGGCAAGCCCGGGGCTATGCCCATCGCCGAGAACGGCCATGCCAAGAAGGGCGACACGCTGCGCGCCCGCGCGCTGCATGCGATCTCGGTGACGCAATGGGTGCCGCCGGCCGGCGAGAACCGCATCAACGGCATGATCGCCAACCGGCCCGACTGGGTGATCTCGCGGCAGCGCGCCTGGGGCGTGCCGATTGCGGTATTCGTGCGCGAGAAAGCCGACGGCTCGGCCGAGATCCTGGAGGATGAGGTCGTCAACCAGCGCATCGCCGAGGCCTTCATGGAGGAAGGCGCCGACGCCTGGTACATGGCGGGCGCGCGCGAGCGTTTCCTCGGGTCCCGCGCGAGCGAAGACTGGAAGAAGGTCGACGACATCTGCGACGTCTGGTTCGATTCCGGCTCCACGCATGCCTTCGTGCTGGAAGACCGCCAGAATTTCCCGCAGCTCGGCAACATCGTCCGCAAGATCGACGGCGGCGACGACACCGTGATGTATCTGGAAGGAAGCGACCAGCATCGCGGCTGGTTCCACTCCTCGCTGCTGGAGAGCGCCGGCACCCGCGGCCGTGCGCCCTACGATATCGTGCTGACCCACGGCTTCACGCTAGACGAGAACGGCCGCAAGATGTCGAAGTCGCTCGGCAACACCGTCGAGCCGCAGAAGGTGATCAAGGATTCCGGCGCCGACATCCTGCGCCTGTGGGTCTGCGCCACCGACTATGCCGACGACCAGCGGATCGGCCCGGAGATCCTCAAGAACACCATCGAGACCTATCGCAAGCTGCGCAACTCGATCCGCTGGATGCTCGGCACGCTGCATCACTACAAGCCGACCGAGAAGGTCGCCACGGACGAGATGCCCGAGCTCGAGCGGCTGATGCTGCACGAACTCGCCGGCCATGCCGAAACCATCCGCAAGGCCTATGCCGCGTTCGACTACAAGACCGTGGTCGCGAGCCTTGCGGCGTTCATGAACTCCGAGCTGTCGGCGTTCTATTTCGACATCCGCAAGGACACGCTGTATTGCGATCCGCCGTCCTCGGTGACGCGCAAGGCGGCGTTGACCACGATCGACATGCTCTGCGACGCGATCCTGAAATGGCTCGCGCCGATCATGAGCTTCACCACCGAAGAGGCCTGGCAGATGTATCGGCCGAACGCGGAGCCGTCGGTGCATCTGACCCTGTTCCCCGAGGACCTCGCGCAGTATCGCGACGAGGCGCTCGCCGCGAAATGGGAGACCATTCGTAACGTCCGCCGCGTCGTCACCGGTGCGCTCGAGCTCGAACGCGCCGCCAAGCGGATTGGGTCGTCGCTGGAAGCCTCGCCGGTCATCTTCATCGCCGACAGAAGCATGCTGGCGACGCTGTTCGACGTCGATCTCGCCGAAGTCTGCATCACCTCGAACTACGAGGTGCGCGAGGGCGAAGCGCCGGCCGACGCCTTCCGCCTCGATGCGGTGCCCGGCGTCGCCGTGGTGGTCGAGAAGGCGGTCGGCACGAAGTGCGCGCGGTCGTGGAAGATCCTGCCCACGATCGGGGAAGACCCTGAGTATCCCGACGTCTCGCCGCGCGATGCGCAGGCGCTGCGCGAATGGAAAGCGCTGGGGATCACGGCCTAA
- a CDS encoding sugar O-acetyltransferase, with the protein MLAGELYRPDAELAADHTAAEQWMARYNASGAASAGELHALLAERFHRAGKDAVIRPPFFCDYGYNISLGDGVFLNFNCVILDVVEVAIGDRTQIGPAVQVYTADHPRDAATRRDGLEFGRPIRIGSDVWIGGGAIILPGVTIGDGALVGAGSVVTRDVAPGAIVAGNPARPRGA; encoded by the coding sequence ATGCTCGCGGGCGAGCTCTATCGTCCCGACGCAGAACTCGCTGCCGACCACACCGCGGCGGAACAATGGATGGCCCGCTACAACGCATCGGGAGCGGCTTCGGCCGGCGAGCTGCACGCGCTGCTTGCCGAGCGCTTCCATCGGGCCGGCAAGGATGCCGTGATCCGTCCGCCGTTCTTCTGCGACTATGGCTATAACATCAGCCTCGGCGACGGCGTGTTCCTCAACTTCAATTGCGTGATCCTCGATGTGGTCGAGGTCGCGATCGGTGACCGCACCCAGATCGGACCCGCGGTGCAGGTCTATACCGCCGACCATCCGCGCGACGCCGCGACAAGGCGGGACGGGCTGGAATTCGGCCGCCCGATCCGGATCGGCAGCGACGTCTGGATCGGCGGCGGTGCCATCATCCTGCCCGGCGTCACGATCGGCGACGGCGCCCTGGTCGGGGCCGGCAGCGTGGTCACGCGGGACGTCGCCCCCGGCGCGATCGTGGCGGGCAATCCGGCCCGGCCGCGGGGTGCTTAG